In one window of Bifidobacterium sp. WK041_4_12 DNA:
- a CDS encoding D-2-hydroxyacid dehydrogenase → MADEMIVNCLPLTEEERERCRSAAPSVRQEFVGDPKHRADMIWPCHVPQELRESATAIIGNVPIDEVKECKNLKWLQTFSAGVNTYVGEGILAKGAKLSGASGAYGQAVGEHMFAMMWTLLKNIQLYRDNQSKHLWQDEGPVSTPDEVKVLVLGTGDIGSHFAVLSKAVGCYTAGVRRNASQPAPGIDDMHGFDELESLLPHADVIAMSLPSTPDTKHLINRHTLSLMKSNAIVLNVGRGDAIDADALAAALHDRTIQAAGLDVTEPEPLPEDHPLWSEPHCLITPHVAGGSHLEATGRKVIGIVVENLKRYANHQPLLNEA, encoded by the coding sequence ATGGCTGATGAAATGATCGTGAATTGCCTGCCGCTGACTGAGGAGGAAAGGGAGCGGTGCCGCAGCGCTGCTCCCAGTGTGCGTCAAGAATTTGTCGGTGATCCCAAGCATAGGGCCGACATGATATGGCCATGCCATGTGCCGCAGGAATTACGCGAATCTGCGACGGCGATTATCGGCAACGTTCCGATAGACGAGGTCAAGGAATGCAAGAACCTGAAATGGCTCCAAACTTTCAGCGCTGGCGTGAATACGTATGTGGGAGAGGGAATTCTTGCCAAAGGAGCCAAGCTGTCTGGAGCATCAGGCGCGTATGGACAGGCCGTCGGCGAGCACATGTTCGCCATGATGTGGACGCTGTTGAAGAACATTCAGCTGTACCGAGACAATCAAAGCAAACATCTATGGCAGGATGAAGGTCCTGTTTCCACGCCGGATGAGGTGAAGGTCCTGGTGCTGGGAACCGGAGACATCGGTTCGCATTTTGCCGTCTTATCCAAAGCCGTGGGTTGCTACACGGCAGGTGTGCGCAGAAATGCCTCTCAACCCGCGCCAGGCATCGATGACATGCATGGTTTCGACGAGCTTGAATCCCTGCTGCCGCACGCTGATGTGATAGCCATGAGTCTTCCCTCGACGCCGGATACCAAGCATCTGATCAACAGACATACGCTGAGCCTGATGAAATCCAATGCCATAGTGCTCAATGTCGGCAGGGGAGATGCGATTGATGCTGATGCCCTGGCAGCGGCATTGCACGATAGGACAATTCAGGCGGCCGGCCTTGATGTTACGGAGCCAGAACCATTGCCTGAAGATCATCCATTGTGGAGTGAACCGCATTGCCTTATCACTCCTCATGTCGCTGGCGGAAGTCATCTTGAGGCGACAGGCCGCAAGGTCATCGGCATTGTCGTTGAGAATCTGAAGCGCTATGCAAACCATCAGCCATTGCTGAACGAAGCATAG
- a CDS encoding alpha/beta hydrolase, protein MNAIIFHGTGPHASYDKFWYRPLAQSLTEAGIDADVPELAQLDREPLDDTLKEFDALNIPIDENTVLIGHSAGVSFILALLERLHSPVKACYMIAGYCSPNGMKHAALKDSYAWDDIKANAGECYIFNSFNDPFKCNQDKGIELFNHVGGTLLLRNDGHFLQKQQPLLLKLILP, encoded by the coding sequence TTGAACGCGATTATTTTTCACGGCACTGGACCACACGCCTCGTACGATAAATTCTGGTACAGGCCCCTTGCCCAGTCACTCACTGAAGCGGGCATTGATGCCGATGTTCCCGAACTTGCCCAGCTTGACCGCGAGCCTTTGGACGATACGCTGAAGGAATTTGACGCACTCAATATTCCTATCGACGAGAACACCGTTCTTATCGGGCATTCTGCTGGTGTCAGCTTCATTCTCGCTTTGCTCGAGCGCTTGCACAGTCCAGTCAAAGCTTGTTACATGATTGCCGGATATTGTTCGCCGAACGGCATGAAGCACGCAGCGCTCAAGGACTCATACGCGTGGGACGACATCAAAGCTAATGCTGGCGAGTGCTATATCTTCAACTCCTTTAATGACCCCTTCAAGTGTAATCAGGATAAGGGCATAGAATTGTTCAATCATGTAGGCGGCACATTACTTCTCCGCAATGATGGCCATTTTCTACAGAAACAGCAGCCACTGCTACTCAAGCTTATCCTTCCCTGA
- a CDS encoding type II toxin-antitoxin system prevent-host-death family antitoxin, producing the protein MSLSSALSVMDRLVPISDFNKGHATKAFERAEDGKPIFVMKRNVPTAVILSYHEYKGLIEELEDSSDFRLAAERIESDDNTANLSRSEALHAMQLNESDIEAAEQLEIS; encoded by the coding sequence ATGTCACTGTCATCTGCGTTGTCAGTTATGGATAGACTCGTGCCCATAAGCGATTTCAATAAAGGACATGCAACCAAGGCATTTGAACGTGCAGAAGACGGCAAACCCATCTTCGTCATGAAACGAAATGTCCCGACTGCCGTCATTCTTTCTTATCATGAATACAAAGGACTCATAGAAGAGCTTGAAGACTCCTCGGACTTCCGTCTTGCTGCAGAACGCATAGAATCAGACGACAACACAGCTAATCTCTCACGTTCCGAGGCACTGCATGCCATGCAGTTGAATGAAAGCGACATAGAAGCAGCAGAGCAATTGGAGATTTCATGA
- a CDS encoding ECF transporter S component, producing the protein MPTHSVDSHDSVNSSQSVNSPQSVNSQHSVDPHSTKGSSEGRWSTRRIAIYALFVALAIVASFIELPIFPAAPYLKYDPSGIVSLIAGFAFGPMAAVLVSILSSIPHMFANPLGSIMAIVVALGLSVPASLLYRRFHSRIGALYGILLGSACALIIAILGNLVVTPLYANISVSQVIAMILPILLPFNLLKLAIHGVVTFIIYKPISMLVKR; encoded by the coding sequence ATGCCTACACACAGTGTCGATTCACATGACAGTGTTAATTCATCACAAAGTGTTAATTCACCACAGAGTGTTAATTCACAGCACAGTGTCGATCCACATTCAACCAAGGGCAGTAGCGAAGGACGCTGGTCAACCAGACGCATAGCAATCTACGCATTATTCGTCGCACTGGCCATTGTTGCAAGCTTTATCGAATTACCAATTTTCCCCGCAGCGCCGTATCTCAAGTATGACCCTTCCGGGATTGTGTCGCTGATCGCAGGATTCGCCTTCGGACCGATGGCAGCCGTGCTGGTAAGCATTCTTTCCTCAATACCTCACATGTTCGCAAATCCGCTCGGCAGCATCATGGCAATCGTCGTTGCACTCGGATTGAGCGTTCCAGCTTCTCTGCTGTATCGTCGTTTCCATTCACGCATCGGTGCGCTCTACGGTATCCTGCTCGGATCTGCATGCGCCTTAATCATTGCGATACTCGGCAATCTCGTAGTAACACCACTGTATGCAAATATTTCCGTCAGCCAGGTCATAGCTATGATTCTGCCGATTCTGCTGCCGTTCAACCTGCTTAAGCTCGCCATTCATGGTGTGGTCACCTTCATCATCTACAAGCCGATTTCGATGCTCGTGAAGCGGTGA
- a CDS encoding energy-coupling factor transporter ATPase, which produces MIHTDTPAAPAVSPAISPSKAVDASAQTDDADQVNQTVSGSHVKPAKNVRLNDVRFSYDHGKSWALDGISLDIHEGEYICILGANGSGKSTLGRILAGFVSPDAGQVNLMGQQVFSGTQADEQAYRQARQHIGMVFQNPEDQIVTTVVQDDVAFGPENLGVPHDHIATRVHQALEQVDMLDFALADPSRLSGGQQQRVAIAGALAMHPGMLILDEPVAMLDDAGRQEVSGIIQRLRDEKTTIINITHMFDTARTADRLIVLDHGTIAYDGRPHGFLNNSALVDAHGLEDIRKHDIDAQTLTKFAGSYDISDNIADDIGKERKQTLAIHHVTFQFSDAHRPALNDVSFSAHQGEIVAIVGRNGSGKSTLARLICALAKPESGSIEVNGINAYGARGKQGRKLRKSLRACVGYVMQHPERQLFADTVAADVAYGPHNLGCSDEQTRQRVDDTLEFLGIAAYADRSPFALSGGQQRLAAIAGVIASRPTVLVLDEPTAGLDARARSRMYTLIAQLKAQGTTIIMTTHSHDEAELLSDKVALLHHGSLLAFGKPKDVLPMYDEITDSALNLHVRSDQPRHGFNPSERSPIAKKSSLIHLLDPRIKMISALAMMFTAFAIHSLWQLGLAAVVVFGIVAMSRLGFRHVLHTVKVLLTMLIIMGILNLLVTRSGTVLFQWGALMVTDAGIMSAVLYSCRFALVVMLGAVVLQTTTPTEMTDSMESLLSPLKRFGFHVQELSLVMSLALRFIPTLTREARQIIDAQAARGGSVETGGPVQRVKALSSIVVPVFAGALRHADNVSLALDARCYEGGSGRTHFRMLSTDAKDYCFLAGSVLYIALLLAIPTII; this is translated from the coding sequence ATGATTCATACCGATACGCCCGCCGCACCTGCGGTCTCCCCTGCCATTTCCCCTTCGAAAGCCGTAGATGCCAGCGCTCAGACCGATGATGCCGATCAGGTCAATCAGACTGTGTCTGGTTCACATGTGAAACCGGCCAAGAATGTTCGGCTCAACGATGTGAGATTCAGCTATGACCATGGCAAGAGCTGGGCACTGGATGGCATATCCTTAGATATTCACGAAGGTGAATACATCTGCATTCTTGGGGCTAATGGCTCTGGAAAGAGCACGCTCGGCAGAATTCTGGCAGGATTCGTCAGTCCCGATGCCGGTCAGGTCAACCTTATGGGCCAGCAGGTTTTTTCCGGAACCCAAGCTGACGAACAGGCGTATAGGCAGGCGCGCCAGCATATCGGTATGGTATTTCAAAATCCTGAAGATCAGATAGTTACGACGGTTGTCCAGGATGATGTGGCTTTTGGCCCTGAGAACCTTGGCGTGCCGCATGACCACATTGCAACGCGCGTACATCAGGCACTCGAACAGGTTGACATGCTCGACTTTGCTCTTGCCGACCCTTCGCGCCTTTCAGGTGGGCAACAGCAGCGAGTCGCCATTGCTGGCGCGCTGGCCATGCATCCGGGAATGCTCATTCTCGACGAACCGGTTGCCATGCTTGATGATGCTGGCCGTCAGGAAGTGTCGGGAATTATTCAAAGACTTCGTGATGAGAAGACAACCATCATCAATATCACCCATATGTTTGACACAGCCCGCACCGCAGATCGCTTGATCGTGCTCGATCATGGAACGATTGCGTATGATGGTCGTCCGCACGGATTCTTGAATAACTCAGCATTGGTGGACGCTCATGGACTTGAAGATATTCGCAAGCATGACATCGATGCGCAGACATTGACTAAGTTTGCCGGCTCATACGACATTTCAGACAACATTGCAGACGACATTGGCAAAGAACGCAAGCAAACCTTGGCGATACATCATGTGACATTTCAGTTCTCCGATGCCCATAGGCCAGCCTTGAACGATGTGAGTTTCAGCGCACATCAAGGTGAAATCGTTGCCATCGTCGGAAGAAACGGTTCTGGAAAATCAACCTTGGCTCGTCTTATCTGTGCACTTGCCAAACCTGAAAGTGGTTCGATCGAAGTCAATGGCATCAACGCCTATGGTGCTCGAGGGAAACAAGGCAGGAAACTTCGCAAATCCTTGAGAGCCTGCGTGGGATATGTGATGCAGCATCCCGAGCGCCAACTCTTTGCAGACACGGTTGCAGCGGATGTTGCGTATGGACCCCATAACCTCGGCTGCTCTGACGAACAGACCAGACAACGAGTAGATGACACGCTCGAATTCCTTGGCATTGCCGCATATGCTGACCGCTCGCCCTTTGCGCTTTCTGGAGGCCAGCAACGCTTGGCTGCGATTGCAGGGGTTATCGCTTCCCGACCCACCGTGCTTGTTCTGGACGAGCCCACGGCCGGTCTCGACGCTCGTGCGCGTTCTCGAATGTATACACTGATTGCGCAGCTCAAGGCGCAAGGTACGACGATAATCATGACGACACACTCGCATGACGAGGCTGAACTGCTTTCAGACAAGGTTGCGCTGCTGCATCACGGTTCGCTTCTCGCCTTTGGAAAACCGAAGGACGTGCTGCCCATGTATGACGAGATCACGGACAGTGCCTTGAACCTGCATGTGCGCTCAGATCAGCCGCGGCATGGATTCAATCCATCGGAGCGCTCCCCCATCGCCAAGAAATCTTCATTGATTCATCTGCTCGATCCGCGCATCAAGATGATATCGGCTCTGGCGATGATGTTCACGGCTTTTGCAATTCACAGCCTCTGGCAGCTTGGCTTGGCTGCGGTCGTGGTGTTTGGCATTGTTGCAATGTCTCGACTCGGTTTTCGCCATGTGCTTCACACGGTAAAGGTCTTGCTCACGATGCTTATCATCATGGGAATTCTGAATCTTCTGGTGACTCGCAGCGGCACGGTGCTCTTCCAATGGGGTGCGCTCATGGTTACCGATGCCGGCATCATGTCAGCCGTGCTGTACAGTTGCAGATTTGCTCTTGTTGTGATGCTTGGAGCAGTGGTCTTGCAGACCACGACTCCTACAGAGATGACGGACTCCATGGAATCGCTGTTATCTCCTTTGAAGCGTTTCGGATTCCATGTTCAGGAACTCTCTTTGGTTATGTCACTGGCCTTGAGGTTCATACCCACGCTGACACGCGAGGCGCGGCAAATTATCGACGCCCAGGCTGCTCGCGGTGGTAGCGTTGAAACCGGTGGACCTGTGCAGCGCGTGAAGGCGCTGTCTTCCATTGTTGTTCCAGTGTTTGCCGGTGCGCTGCGTCATGCAGACAATGTGAGCCTTGCTCTTGATGCCCGCTGCTACGAGGGGGGTTCGGGGCGAACTCACTTTAGAATGCTCAGCACTGATGCGAAAGATTACTGTTTCCTCGCCGGATCGGTCCTCTATATCGCGTTGCTCCTCGCAATTCCGACGATTATCTGA
- a CDS encoding ATP-dependent Clp protease ATP-binding subunit → MFERFTDRARRVIVLAQEEARALQHNYIGTEHLLLGLIREGEGVAAKALAAKGVELEATRKQVEEMIGKGNAAPNGHIPFTPHARQVLEMSLREALQLGHSYIGTEHILLGLIHEGEGVGTQVLIKMGVDLGDLRTSTIDTIRGSHDSKDAPKGDLANAGGVQGKQGQTGSAILDQFGRNLTQEAVEGKLDPVIGRSKEIERVMVVLSRRTKNNPVLIGEPGVGKTAVVEGLAQKIKDGDVPETLKDKQIYSLDLGSMVAGSRYRGDFEERLKKVLKEIKTRGDIVLFIDEIHTIVGAGSADGALGASDMLKPLLARGELQTIGATTTDEYRKYIEKDAALERRFQPIQVPEPTIAETIEILKGLRDRYENHHHVTITDGALQSAAELSARYIQDRNLPDKAIDLIDEAGARLRIKRLTAPPELRQLDEKVAKLNQEKDQAIKDQDFEKAADLRDKQEKVEAERKEKEQAWREGESDVRMVVDEDVIAEVISSSTGIPVFKLTQAESKKLLNMEKELHKRIIGQDEAVSALSRSIRRTRVGLKDPRRPAGSFIFAGPTGVGKTELAKTLAQFLFDDEDALIRVDMSEFSEKYAASRLFGAPPGYVGYEEGGELTEKVRRKPFSVVLFDEIEKAHPDIFNTLLQVLDDGHLTDGQGRKVDFKNTIIILTTNLGTRDIAKAANTGFNLGGGSDTTYQRMKDQVSGELKQQFRPEFLNRLDDIIVFRQLNEQQVREIVDLDIHQLNDRLFERHMSLELTDAAKDLLAQKGFDPLLGARPLRRVIQRDIEDAISEKILMGDLGDNENVHIDASGEGILGEFTFKGEPFAPDAEGDKPELVGASVGTPSGDQDPDSGASPTDDGSAKE, encoded by the coding sequence ATGTTCGAACGGTTTACCGACCGTGCGCGGCGCGTAATAGTGCTGGCGCAGGAAGAGGCTCGAGCCCTTCAACACAATTACATCGGTACGGAACACCTGTTGCTTGGGTTGATTCGTGAAGGTGAAGGGGTTGCGGCGAAAGCGCTCGCAGCCAAGGGTGTCGAACTTGAAGCAACCCGCAAGCAAGTCGAAGAGATGATAGGCAAGGGAAATGCCGCTCCAAACGGCCACATTCCTTTCACTCCTCACGCGCGGCAGGTTTTGGAAATGAGTCTGCGAGAAGCATTGCAGCTCGGTCACAGCTATATCGGCACTGAACACATCCTCCTCGGTTTGATCCACGAGGGCGAGGGTGTCGGCACGCAGGTGCTAATCAAGATGGGCGTAGACCTTGGAGATCTTCGCACAAGCACCATTGACACGATTCGTGGCAGCCATGATTCGAAGGATGCTCCCAAGGGCGATCTGGCCAATGCTGGTGGAGTCCAAGGCAAGCAAGGGCAGACCGGATCGGCAATTCTTGACCAATTCGGCAGAAACCTCACCCAAGAGGCCGTCGAAGGCAAGCTTGATCCCGTTATTGGGCGTAGCAAGGAAATCGAACGTGTTATGGTCGTGCTTTCCAGGCGCACCAAGAACAATCCTGTGCTCATTGGCGAACCCGGCGTGGGCAAGACGGCAGTTGTCGAAGGATTGGCACAGAAGATCAAGGATGGAGACGTTCCTGAGACTCTCAAGGACAAGCAGATCTATTCGCTTGACTTGGGTTCCATGGTTGCAGGATCGCGCTACCGTGGTGATTTCGAAGAGCGCTTGAAGAAGGTGCTGAAGGAAATCAAGACACGCGGCGATATCGTGCTCTTCATCGACGAGATTCACACCATCGTTGGTGCCGGTTCGGCAGACGGAGCGCTAGGCGCTTCCGACATGTTGAAGCCGCTGCTGGCGCGTGGCGAGCTTCAGACCATCGGTGCCACCACAACCGACGAATATCGCAAATACATCGAGAAGGATGCAGCTCTCGAACGTCGTTTCCAGCCCATACAGGTTCCAGAACCGACTATCGCAGAGACCATCGAAATCTTGAAGGGCTTGCGCGACCGTTACGAGAACCACCATCATGTGACCATCACGGATGGCGCGTTGCAGTCGGCTGCGGAGCTTTCCGCTCGCTACATTCAGGATCGCAATCTTCCTGACAAGGCTATCGACTTGATTGATGAAGCTGGTGCGCGTCTGCGTATCAAGCGTCTGACGGCACCTCCTGAGCTGCGTCAGCTTGACGAGAAGGTTGCCAAGCTGAATCAGGAGAAGGATCAGGCAATCAAGGATCAGGACTTCGAGAAAGCTGCCGATCTGCGCGACAAGCAGGAGAAGGTGGAAGCCGAACGTAAGGAGAAGGAGCAGGCCTGGCGTGAAGGCGAATCCGACGTACGCATGGTCGTTGATGAAGATGTTATCGCCGAGGTTATTTCTTCAAGCACTGGTATCCCCGTCTTCAAGCTTACGCAGGCTGAGTCCAAGAAGCTGCTCAACATGGAGAAGGAACTGCACAAGCGCATCATTGGTCAGGACGAGGCTGTCTCAGCTTTGTCGAGATCGATTCGACGCACTCGTGTTGGTTTGAAGGATCCACGTCGTCCCGCTGGTTCATTCATCTTCGCTGGTCCGACAGGCGTTGGAAAGACCGAATTGGCCAAGACCTTGGCACAGTTCCTCTTTGACGACGAAGACGCATTGATTCGCGTCGATATGTCGGAGTTCTCCGAGAAGTACGCGGCTTCGCGTCTCTTCGGTGCACCTCCGGGGTATGTCGGCTATGAAGAGGGTGGCGAACTCACTGAAAAGGTGCGTCGCAAGCCATTCTCAGTGGTACTGTTCGACGAAATCGAAAAGGCTCACCCTGATATCTTCAACACGCTTCTGCAGGTGCTTGATGATGGTCATTTGACCGATGGTCAGGGACGCAAGGTTGATTTCAAGAATACGATCATCATTCTTACGACCAATCTCGGTACGCGCGATATCGCAAAGGCTGCCAACACTGGTTTCAATCTCGGTGGAGGTTCCGATACGACCTATCAGCGCATGAAGGATCAGGTTTCGGGAGAACTCAAGCAGCAGTTCCGTCCTGAGTTCCTGAACCGTCTTGACGACATCATCGTGTTCCGTCAGCTCAACGAGCAGCAGGTTCGTGAGATTGTCGATCTTGACATCCACCAGCTCAATGACAGACTCTTCGAACGTCACATGTCTCTCGAACTCACCGATGCAGCCAAGGATTTGCTTGCGCAGAAGGGCTTTGACCCTCTGCTCGGTGCACGTCCGTTGCGTCGTGTGATTCAGCGCGACATTGAAGATGCCATTTCCGAGAAGATTCTTATGGGAGACCTCGGAGACAACGAGAACGTCCATATCGACGCATCCGGCGAAGGCATCCTCGGCGAGTTCACGTTTAAGGGAGAGCCTTTCGCTCCTGATGCAGAGGGCGACAAGCCTGAGTTGGTTGGTGCCTCGGTGGGAACCCCATCGGGAGATCAGGACCCAGACTCTGGCGCATCTCCGACTGATGATGGAAGTGCGAAAGAGTAA
- a CDS encoding universal stress protein, producing MAEERVTDQQGEAPKDAAPQYEASTNDVVVGLDGSRESFAALRWSLAEASASGQNVNAVFGWTPSWNAGSEPKTDKEWDELRQTLISTLNDWVDDAIPDFDMDPERLTLTSVQASGPAALLEIGSHAQQIVVGKRNIGPLTRWFLGSTSAPLIEDAKVPVTLVHIPPEDSASVSASIAAALTGAGAMSGATSPSRIKPLVEPTDAAEDSAEDAANDAGTQSDKQSTREETQLQNRSPLVVGVDGSQISLRALEFAVHEADVHGFDLHVLLCWQMKDLGTIPGYENAVAPIHVGQARAEEKLRDIVARVHIPSSVTVHLHAFHTTAVKGIMDAAKYAGWIIVGSRGLTGMNARLLGSVSRQLVNLAECTVTIVH from the coding sequence ATGGCTGAAGAACGTGTGACGGATCAGCAGGGCGAAGCACCGAAAGATGCAGCCCCGCAATACGAAGCATCCACGAATGATGTTGTCGTGGGGCTCGATGGCTCTCGCGAATCATTTGCTGCCTTGCGCTGGTCGTTGGCAGAGGCCAGCGCTTCGGGTCAAAACGTCAATGCAGTATTTGGATGGACACCATCGTGGAATGCTGGCAGCGAGCCGAAGACAGACAAGGAATGGGACGAACTACGGCAAACGCTGATCAGTACCCTGAACGATTGGGTCGATGATGCGATTCCTGACTTTGACATGGATCCAGAGCGACTCACCCTTACCTCCGTGCAGGCCTCCGGCCCTGCAGCGTTGCTCGAAATCGGAAGCCATGCCCAGCAGATAGTCGTCGGCAAACGAAACATTGGTCCTTTGACGCGATGGTTCCTGGGATCGACCTCCGCACCATTGATCGAGGATGCCAAGGTTCCGGTAACACTCGTGCACATTCCACCAGAGGATTCCGCGTCCGTAAGTGCCAGCATCGCCGCTGCCCTAACTGGAGCCGGCGCAATGTCTGGAGCCACGTCACCCTCCAGAATCAAGCCTTTGGTAGAGCCGACCGACGCGGCAGAAGATTCTGCAGAAGATGCGGCAAATGATGCGGGTACTCAATCAGATAAGCAGTCAACGAGGGAAGAGACGCAGCTGCAAAATCGCAGCCCGCTGGTTGTGGGAGTCGATGGTTCACAGATTTCCTTGAGGGCCTTGGAATTCGCCGTGCATGAGGCAGACGTTCATGGATTCGACCTGCATGTGCTTCTGTGCTGGCAGATGAAGGATTTGGGCACGATACCTGGCTATGAAAATGCGGTCGCTCCGATTCATGTCGGACAGGCGCGGGCCGAGGAGAAGCTGCGCGACATTGTCGCGAGAGTTCACATTCCGAGCTCAGTGACGGTTCATCTTCATGCATTCCATACCACGGCAGTCAAGGGAATCATGGATGCTGCGAAATATGCTGGCTGGATTATCGTCGGTTCTCGTGGTCTGACGGGCATGAACGCTCGACTGCTTGGATCAGTGAGCAGACAGCTTGTGAACCTTGCAGAATGCACGGTCACCATCGTTCACTAG
- a CDS encoding DUF3027 domain-containing protein codes for MTEDRDMNSDIDPEEMARFTALQVASQESEVGEFVTSQDIGDGVTDFRFKAHIPGYESWQWSVTLFHDVDANRWTVDESSLIPAEGALLSPQWVPWKDRLVPEDFSVTDAMGTESDDKRLEDGFRKVEASENANASENANASENADAASQAEDSDTSKNSNKDTSEDASKDSNEDLEEAVDTLHLSRHRVLSPLGRSEAAKRWYAGQGGPKSLSTKAAEGHTCDECGFYIPLSGELGTMFGVCANRWSPDDGRVVSLDHGCGEHSDINPPEMNPLWVQSEPAFDDLHIDIVKQAPREEHPEVELIEKLQSDDTDSLNDNNSVKDNNSVKDSTDSSKASE; via the coding sequence ATGACTGAGGATCGAGACATGAATTCGGACATTGATCCCGAAGAGATGGCGCGCTTTACCGCACTTCAGGTGGCTTCGCAGGAGAGCGAAGTAGGGGAATTCGTCACTTCGCAGGATATTGGCGACGGCGTTACCGATTTCCGATTCAAAGCGCATATCCCGGGGTATGAGAGCTGGCAGTGGTCAGTGACCTTGTTCCATGATGTCGATGCCAATCGCTGGACCGTGGATGAATCGTCCTTGATACCTGCAGAAGGGGCTTTGCTGTCCCCACAGTGGGTGCCATGGAAAGATCGGCTTGTCCCTGAGGACTTTTCGGTTACTGATGCCATGGGTACCGAAAGTGACGACAAGCGACTCGAAGACGGATTTCGCAAGGTCGAGGCTTCTGAAAACGCTAATGCTTCCGAAAATGCTAATGCTTCTGAAAACGCTGATGCCGCATCTCAGGCTGAGGACAGTGACACAAGCAAGAACTCGAACAAGGATACGAGCGAGGATGCAAGCAAGGATTCGAACGAGGATCTTGAAGAGGCCGTAGATACCCTGCATCTTTCCCGTCACCGTGTGCTGAGTCCGCTTGGTCGGTCTGAGGCTGCGAAACGCTGGTATGCGGGGCAGGGTGGTCCAAAGTCGTTGTCAACGAAGGCGGCGGAAGGCCATACCTGCGATGAATGCGGATTCTACATTCCTTTGAGTGGTGAGTTGGGAACCATGTTCGGCGTATGCGCCAACCGTTGGAGTCCTGATGATGGGCGAGTGGTGTCGCTCGATCATGGTTGTGGCGAGCACTCCGACATCAATCCACCCGAGATGAATCCGTTGTGGGTGCAATCGGAACCTGCATTCGATGATCTCCATATTGACATCGTGAAGCAGGCACCGCGCGAGGAACACCCTGAAGTCGAATTGATCGAAAAGCTTCAATCCGACGATACGGATTCACTGAACGACAACAACTCAGTGAAAGACAACAACTCAGTGAAAGACAGCACAGATTCGTCGAAAGCTTCTGAGTAA
- a CDS encoding cold-shock protein — protein MPSGRVRWFDATRGFGFITSDEGKDVFLPALALPAGVKTLRKGAKVEFSVAEGRKGPQALDVTLVGPAPSVVKATRPKADDMAAIVEDLIKLLDSAGNGLRRHHYPSPAESKKLATLLRAVADNFDVQD, from the coding sequence ATGCCCAGCGGAAGAGTGCGGTGGTTCGATGCGACCAGAGGTTTTGGTTTCATCACAAGCGACGAAGGCAAGGATGTGTTCCTGCCTGCTCTCGCGCTGCCCGCGGGCGTGAAGACTCTCCGCAAAGGCGCTAAAGTCGAGTTTTCCGTGGCTGAAGGGCGTAAGGGGCCGCAAGCCTTGGACGTGACACTTGTCGGACCGGCACCATCGGTTGTCAAGGCAACCAGACCCAAGGCCGATGACATGGCAGCAATCGTTGAGGATCTCATCAAGCTGCTTGATTCAGCCGGCAATGGTCTGCGCAGACATCATTACCCTTCGCCTGCGGAGTCCAAGAAACTCGCCACGCTGCTTCGTGCAGTTGCCGATAATTTTGACGTACAAGACTAG